TGCAGAAAGACCGGGAAGCAATAGTCCGACGAGTCCCGCCAGCGCACAAACGAAGCCAATCCATTGCAGCCCGGATAATCTCTCGCCGATGTGTATGCCATATCCGATCATGGTGGCTTGAACCGCAGCGAAGAGCAGCAAAGCTCCTGTGGATGCGGGCAGGCTGAGATAGGCAAACGAGAAGCCAGCAGCGTAGACGAAAAGAGCCAGCGCGGACAGCCAATTACCGGCGTGCCGAACTCGCCTTCCCTGCCCCCACACTACGAGCGACAGCACAACGGCGCCGGACACGATGCGAATCGACGTAAAAGTCACCGCGTCGATTCCGGTGCCCCGTAGGGCAACGCGGCACAGTAGCGAGTTCGCCGCAAAGGCCACCATGGACAGTACCGTCAGCACGACGACACGAGCGGAAGACACGGCAAGAGCCCTCTTTCGAGAATAGTTGCGGTACCGGTACCAAGATACCTCACAAAGAATCAGTGCGGCTGTCCATTCCATCCCGGTCGCGAAGAGCCGTCAATGCTTCGATATGCCCGCAGTCCGCTTAGGGTCGTTGGACCGTTCTGGACGCTCGCCAGTGACGACTGGATCGACAGTCTGACGTGTGCGGTGTTGGCGCATTTTCCCGGCATCTGTTGCGCCGTGCGCCTTATCGGATACACCCGGACACGATACCCGCATCCCCCCGTTCATAGGATGTCTTCACCCAATGCCGATCGGTCGGGCTTCGCGTAGTCGCGCCCGCTGCTCTCGTCCTTGCACGCCCGAAGCCACGCCACGACGAGCACGCCGAGACAGGCGCCTAAAGACGTTCCAATTGCCAGGCCAAGCAAAAATTCCATCGCTTCTCCCAATTTTGTGCAATTGCAAAAACTGTGCGCGAGCGTGCGTGGGTGGGTATGCCACGGAGCGAGCGCGAGAAGCAGGTTGTTGCGCTGCGCAAGCTTAGCCTTCGGCAAACCGTCGAGCGCCAGGTTACGGTTGGCCTTTACATGGATGCGCCGCCACGCGACTCGCCGCGCCAGAAGCTCATAGGATCGTCTGCGTGCATCGTAGACTGGCAGCATGAGACAGAGGCGTCTCGTGATCGCTTTTCCAGTCGTGGCCAGCGGGCATCGAAGCCCGTGATTTCATTCTTGTACACTTCGACCCTGCCGCGAAGTAGGAAGGTTCGCGGAAAACGATGGGGAATGACCCGCAAACGTTTTTGGCCGGGGCCGCTACCAACGCCGCCTCGAGGCACCGAGGCACCGAGGCACGTAATCATTCTTCCTGTCGCTTGCCGTAGCTATGCAGCCGCGAATTCGGATAAAACGAGTCTCGATAGTGGCGCCAGCCATAACATCAGGATGACTACCTTATAAACGTGCAGGTTCGAGACGAGTGCGCAGTCCAGTTTTTGTCGTCGCCCTGCCACGTGCACCTGAGGTCGGTAAAGGAAATGATTTTGCCATCCGGCAGCGTACCCGTGACGGTGTACTGCGGCACCCACCTGGGCCCTACCCGCTCGGATTTTTGCGGGCCGACCCAAGAACCCCCGACCTGGATTGCCCGACATGTCGCGTGTATGGCCACCAGGTTTCGTTCCGGATCTCCATCAACAGCGATTGCTTCGACCGTACAGCGGCCGCTACTCGTTCCGTACGTCCTATCCGGATTGGGATGATAGACGCTTACGTTTGTCAGGTTATAGGTCAGATTCATATGCTCACCTTGGTTCGATTGTATTTTGCGCCGGTCGGCTCTACGCTCGGCGTTGATGGTAAGAATATGCAGACCCGCTCTACTACTAAATAGTCCCGTCGTTACAACAGATACCCGTGCCATCGGACATGTGCCGATCTGCGTCACCAGCGGCGACGATTGCAATATTTGAGCGGGATGGGACTGCAGAAACGACTAGAAGGAACGCTTCGGGCCCCTGGGCATCTTCGCGGACTCAACTATTCGGCATGATGTGAAGGGTCCATGAGATCCTTGCGCTTGATTTGCTCACTTTGCGTGAACATAGCGAGTGCGGACCGTGACGTTTGAACTGCTTTCCAACCTTCGAGCTTGCAGGCCGAGTGGAGAGAGTCGAACTACGAAGCAACGTCTATTAGACAAACCGCTTATCGATGGCTTACCTATAAAGCGGTCAGGATGTTGCCTCCTGTAGCGTGTGGGTCCGGGAATCACCGCTGACGGAGCTACTCGACACGGCTTCCATCTGGGAAATAGAGTTCGCCTACAGCGCGCTTTCAATGTGGCCGGATGACGTCGAGCAAGGTCTTCGACCTGGGCAAGGCGATGATCCGAAATATTGCGTTCACCTGTGTGAAACCGATGATGGGTTGTCTCTCGTTCGTTGGATCCGGAATCCTGAGATTGATCATCGTGGCAATCTCAGACAGGAACCAGACGTGTCGGACGATGCAATCAGTCGTTTCTAGCGACTCGACGGCTTGTGAACCCATCTCGTATTGGAGCCATGCCGACTGTCGCTTGCGGTCGCCGCAACTGCGGCGCCGGTGACTCATTTCGTCGGCACTCTGGACCGCCGGTCAGCGGCGACCCGCTGACGGTGCTCGCGGGCTTCATGCGTGAGCCTTTCCCGCGCTTCATGCTGCTGGTTACGATCGCGAAAGCAGGCCGGTATATGTTGCTCACCGCAGTGATCCTGCAATTCATGTAACCCACAGGCGAGCAGGTGTATTTCCCGTTACTCTCGCATCGCGTTCCGGCTCAGGCTAGGACGATCCTTTCATTTGTCCCGATCCGCGCTGCCACGACGCCGAAACCCCGGCGCCGCGCTCGACTCAGTCTTTCATAAACATTTTTCGGCAACTGTCGCGCACACGCGCGGGGCAATCCTGTCCAGATCCGGGAAAGCGCGCGCACATAGTGTGCAACAGAATTTTTCGCTAATCAGGACACCAAAAACAACATATCTACGCACCTACAGGGGCACGTTTCGAAATTGTTCGAAAAATGCGGGTGCTGTAATTCATCTGTCGTTTTTATCGAGGTTGATTGAAAGAACGACACCCCTCATCAAACGGATAGCGCCATCGGTTGCGTGGCGTGGATTGCAGACTGGCGTAACGAAGGTCGCCCGGATTGTTCGAGCCGTCCTTTGCACGTCATCGAACAACGGAGAATCTTCAATGAAGCTGGCCGTCTCTACTCTCGCCCTCGCCACCGCGTCGATGCTCTGCGCCGCAGGTGCTAGCGCGCATCAGATCTGGTTCGAGCAATCGCCCAACAAGACGATGACGTTCTACTACGGCGAGTTCGACAAGAACATGCTTGAAGTCACGCCGGGCGGCATGGACCGCTTCAAGGCGCTCGCCGGCCAGTCGATCTCGGAGTCGGGCGCGAAGCCCCTGGATATGAAACTGCAACGCGCGAGCTTTTCGGTAGCAGAGAAGCCGGGTAAGGGTGACTCCTTCATCGCGGTGGACCACAAGTATCCGATCTTCAAGGTTCACGACGAAGGCACCACCGTCGATACCTACTGGACCCCGGCTACGCGCTGGGTCGGCGACTTCAGCGCGCGCCAGCCGGAACTCGAACTCGATATCGTGCCGACCGGCGTGGTCAAGGGCAACGTCGCGCAGTTCCAGGTGTTCTATCAGAAGGAACCGCTGACGAACAAGCCGGTGACGTTGTCGTCGTGGTCGGGATGGGACTATCTCGGCACCACGGACGGAGAAGGCAAGGTGTCCTTCCCGTTGCCCTGGAAGGGCACCTATGTTCTCGGCATCGAGTATCGAGACCGTACGCCGGGTGAGCGGGTGAACACCGAAGGCGTCACGGAGAAATACGCGATCCGCAGTTTCAGTTCGACGCTTTCCTTTTACCAGGCAGCCGGCGCCGAGCCTATGCATCGCGCTCCGTCCACGCTACCGGCATCAGAAATCGCGCGTCTGAACGCGAAGTAAAAAAACGCCGCACGGCGCCGCCTTGTTGCTTCGTATGCGGCGCGTTCCAAAACGCGAACGCCGTCACACCGATTTCAACCGATATCCGACAAGGAGCATCGATGAACTATCTCGCTCGTATCCTGGCCGTCACGGCTGCCGCATTCATGGTCAATCAGGCGGGCGCGCATGGCGTTCCGCTTCCGCAGCATGGCGGAATCATGGACGACGCCGGACTCGTCGCCGTCGAAATGGTAGCGAAGAACCGCACCGTCGAACTGTTCGTCACTGACGATGACGCTCCGGTCGACGCACGCAACATCAAGGGCGTGCTGACCGTCACGTCCGCTACTGGCACGAAGAAGGAAACACCGATCGCCGCCGTCTCCGGCAACCAGCTTCGTTCAAAGGATGTTGACGTGCCACCTGGCTCGCGCGTCACCGCGTTGCTGACGATGGCAGACGGTACGACCAAGGTGAGCGCACGGTTCAAGGTTCAGTGAAGCTGTGCGCATTCTGCCGGCGACAAATCGGCTGCCGGGCGGTGCAAACCTTTTCTTCAACGTCTTTCGCAAAGGAACAGCGGATGAGTCGCATCTGCAAGCTCTGTCGCGCCTGGTTGGTCTCGCTCGCATACGGCAGCCCGCTGATGTTGCTGCTGCTCGCCGGCACTACGGCGCTCGCATACGCACACGGTGTCTCAGATGACGACAAGTCGTTCATCGAAGGAAGTGCGGGTATCAATCTCATTCCGTACATCTACCTCGGTGCAAAACACATGGTCACAGGCTACGACCATCTGCTGTTTCTGTTCGGCGTGATCTTCTTCCTTTACCGGCTCAAGGACGTCGGGCGCTATGTCACGTTGTTCGCCGTCGGGCACAGCACGACCTTGCTGTTCGGCGTGATCGCGAATGTGCATGCGAATCCGTACCTGATTGACGCGGTGATCGGACTGTCGGTGGTCTACAAGGCACTCGATAACCTTGGTGCGTACAAAAAGATGCTGGGTTTCGAGCCGAATCCGAGACTTGCCGTGCTGATTTTCGGTTTTTTTCACGGCTTCGGGCTGGCAACGAAACTTCAGGAGATGGCCATTTCGCGCAACGGCATGGTGCCGAACATCATCGCGTTCAACGTCGGCGTCGAGATCGGCCAGTTGATCGCGCTCAGCATGATCCTGATCGCGATGACGTACTGGCGTCGTTCGCCGGGCTTTCAGCGCCACGCGCTGCTCGCAAACGCGGTACTGATGACCGCGGGCTTCGTACTCGTCGGCTTTCAGCTCTCCGGCTATTTCTTTCCCACGGTGACATGACATGAGCACACACGAAGTATCGAATCAAAGCCTGATGAGAGCCACGTCCAGTGCGGCGATCGCAGCGCTGGTAATTCTCGCGCTGTTCGTTCTGCCTGCCGAGCGAGGCATCGATATCACCGGAATCGGCGGTGTGCTCGGATTGACGAAGATGGGCATGAAGAGTCCGTCCGCTGAGCCGATTTCGGGAGTGGCGCCCGCGCAGACAGCGGGCGATCTGCCGACCCCGAATCGGCTGTC
This genomic stretch from Paraburkholderia caffeinilytica harbors:
- a CDS encoding DUF4198 domain-containing protein, producing MKLAVSTLALATASMLCAAGASAHQIWFEQSPNKTMTFYYGEFDKNMLEVTPGGMDRFKALAGQSISESGAKPLDMKLQRASFSVAEKPGKGDSFIAVDHKYPIFKVHDEGTTVDTYWTPATRWVGDFSARQPELELDIVPTGVVKGNVAQFQVFYQKEPLTNKPVTLSSWSGWDYLGTTDGEGKVSFPLPWKGTYVLGIEYRDRTPGERVNTEGVTEKYAIRSFSSTLSFYQAAGAEPMHRAPSTLPASEIARLNAK
- a CDS encoding HupE/UreJ family protein, which gives rise to MSRICKLCRAWLVSLAYGSPLMLLLLAGTTALAYAHGVSDDDKSFIEGSAGINLIPYIYLGAKHMVTGYDHLLFLFGVIFFLYRLKDVGRYVTLFAVGHSTTLLFGVIANVHANPYLIDAVIGLSVVYKALDNLGAYKKMLGFEPNPRLAVLIFGFFHGFGLATKLQEMAISRNGMVPNIIAFNVGVEIGQLIALSMILIAMTYWRRSPGFQRHALLANAVLMTAGFVLVGFQLSGYFFPTVT